One window from the genome of Catenulispora sp. EB89 encodes:
- a CDS encoding holo-ACP synthase — protein MILGVGIDVVDVERFATSLSRTPALREKLFTPGERERGTASLAARFAAKEALAKALGAPRGLRWHDAEVVTLPDGRPELRVTGTIAALAEERGIRAFHVSLSHDAGIASAVVIAEG, from the coding sequence ATGATCCTGGGTGTGGGCATCGACGTGGTGGACGTCGAACGGTTCGCGACGTCGCTGTCCCGCACCCCGGCTCTGCGGGAGAAGCTGTTCACGCCCGGGGAGCGCGAGCGCGGGACGGCGTCCCTGGCGGCCCGGTTCGCGGCCAAGGAGGCGCTGGCCAAGGCGCTCGGCGCCCCGCGCGGCCTGCGCTGGCACGACGCCGAGGTGGTGACGCTGCCGGACGGCCGCCCGGAGCTGCGGGTGACCGGGACCATCGCGGCGCTGGCCGAGGAGCGGGGGATCCGGGCTTTCCATGTGTCGCTGTCGCACGACGCCGGGATCGCTTCGGCGGTGGTGATCGCGGAGGGGTGA
- a CDS encoding DUF1707 domain-containing protein — MSGEEALSRAEMRASHEDRDIVVDRLRVAAGDGRIDGDELDQRIEAAMTARTYGELDKLIKDLPSSAQPVSPARRTEAEASQNITISHGNTHKLGAWLVPRRLNVAVRHGNVLLDFTQAVFSGAREVELALDLRHANLRIIVPPGTALDTSGLATRHANVGQPDLGPAGPEAIRLTISGQAEHTNLRVRRLSRFAERRRERRGERELGRRRERRELGR; from the coding sequence ATGTCTGGGGAGGAAGCGCTGTCGCGCGCCGAGATGCGCGCGTCCCATGAGGACCGTGACATCGTCGTGGACCGGCTGCGGGTGGCGGCCGGGGACGGCCGGATCGACGGGGACGAGCTCGACCAGCGGATCGAGGCGGCGATGACCGCGCGGACCTATGGCGAGCTGGACAAGCTGATCAAGGATCTGCCTTCGTCGGCGCAGCCGGTGAGCCCGGCGCGGCGGACCGAGGCGGAGGCTTCGCAGAACATCACCATCTCGCACGGGAACACGCACAAGCTGGGCGCGTGGCTGGTGCCGCGGCGGCTGAACGTCGCGGTGCGGCACGGGAACGTCCTGCTGGACTTCACCCAGGCGGTGTTCAGCGGTGCGCGGGAGGTCGAGCTGGCGCTGGATCTGCGGCACGCGAACCTGCGGATCATCGTGCCGCCGGGGACGGCGCTGGACACCTCGGGGCTGGCGACGCGGCACGCGAACGTCGGGCAGCCGGATCTGGGGCCGGCCGGGCCGGAGGCGATCCGGCTGACGATCAGCGGGCAGGCGGAGCACACGAACCTGCGGGTGCGGCGGCTTTCGCGGTTCGCGGAGCGCCGGCGGGAGCGGCGGGGAGAGCGCGAGCTGGGGCGGCGGCGCGAGCGGCGGGAGTTGGGGCGGTAG
- a CDS encoding NAD(P)H-hydrate dehydratase — MLTAHSVDQVRHAEAALMARLPDGELMQRAVAGLTAECVRLLGGVRRGAHGRVGRVGRVYGARVLVVAGSGDNGGDALYAAARLVRRGAKVEAVLLDEARAHAAGLAALRAAGGLVSTAGEWRYTASDLVLDGVVGIGGHGGLRPAAASVFEQIEAADPRPLVVAVDLPSGVDADTGEVSGPAVNADVTVTFGTYKPGLFISPAAEHVGDLRFVDIGLAPYLDGAPVLEALEPADVEALLPTPTAESNKYRRGVLGLAAGSPRYPGAAVLATGAALRSGVGAVRFLGEPEVNAGVLARYPEVLIGDGRVQAWVVGPGIGADSADRVAKALATELPVLVDADGLTALKQLGQSDKPLDRSHPTLLTPHSGEAARLLDDAAWTSDHIEAHRLAAVRELADRFGCTVLLKGSTTLIADPGTATVRVNRTGTPALATAGSGDVLSGLAGGLLAAGLHPLDAASVAAHLHGQAALDVQRRHPGRQLIAGDLVEALTAARAPH, encoded by the coding sequence ATGCTGACGGCGCATTCGGTGGACCAGGTCCGGCACGCGGAGGCGGCGTTGATGGCGCGCCTGCCCGACGGCGAGCTGATGCAGCGCGCGGTCGCCGGGCTGACGGCGGAGTGCGTGCGGCTCCTGGGAGGCGTCCGTAGAGGCGCCCACGGACGCGTGGGACGCGTCGGACGCGTCTACGGCGCGCGTGTCCTCGTCGTCGCAGGCAGCGGCGACAACGGCGGCGACGCCCTCTACGCCGCCGCCCGCCTGGTCCGCCGCGGCGCGAAGGTCGAGGCGGTCCTGCTCGACGAGGCGCGCGCCCACGCCGCCGGCCTGGCAGCCCTGCGCGCCGCCGGAGGCCTGGTCAGCACAGCGGGGGAGTGGCGCTACACCGCCTCCGACCTGGTGCTCGACGGCGTCGTCGGGATCGGCGGCCACGGCGGCCTGCGCCCTGCTGCGGCATCGGTGTTCGAACAGATCGAAGCGGCCGACCCGCGTCCCCTCGTCGTCGCCGTGGACCTCCCCAGCGGCGTCGACGCCGACACCGGCGAGGTCTCCGGCCCCGCGGTCAACGCCGACGTCACCGTCACCTTCGGCACCTACAAGCCGGGCCTGTTCATCTCCCCGGCCGCCGAGCACGTCGGCGACCTCCGCTTCGTCGACATCGGCCTGGCACCTTACCTCGACGGCGCTCCGGTCCTGGAAGCCCTCGAACCCGCCGACGTCGAAGCCCTCCTGCCGACCCCCACCGCCGAGAGCAACAAGTATCGCCGCGGCGTCCTGGGCCTGGCCGCCGGATCCCCCCGCTACCCCGGCGCCGCCGTCCTCGCGACCGGCGCGGCCCTGCGCAGCGGCGTCGGCGCCGTCCGCTTCCTCGGTGAGCCCGAGGTCAACGCCGGCGTGTTGGCCCGCTACCCGGAGGTCCTGATCGGCGACGGCCGCGTCCAGGCCTGGGTCGTCGGCCCCGGCATCGGCGCGGACAGCGCCGACCGTGTCGCGAAAGCCCTGGCCACCGAGCTGCCGGTGCTCGTCGACGCCGATGGCCTGACCGCCCTCAAGCAGCTCGGCCAGTCCGACAAGCCTCTGGACCGCTCCCACCCGACGCTGCTCACGCCCCACTCCGGCGAAGCCGCGCGCCTCCTCGACGATGCCGCCTGGACCTCCGACCACATCGAGGCCCACCGCCTGGCCGCCGTCCGCGAACTGGCCGACCGCTTCGGCTGCACGGTCCTGCTGAAGGGCTCGACGACGCTCATCGCCGACCCGGGAACCGCCACCGTGCGCGTCAACCGCACCGGCACCCCGGCCCTGGCCACCGCAGGGTCTGGCGACGTCCTGTCGGGCCTCGCAGGCGGCCTGCTGGCCGCCGGGCTGCATCCTCTGGACGCCGCCAGCGTCGCGGCCCACCTGCACGGCCAGGCGGCGCTCGACGTCCAGCGCCGCCACCCCGGCCGGCAGCTCATCGCCGGGGACCTGGTCGAAGCCCTCACCGCGGCGCGGGCCCCTCACTGA